The nucleotide window TTCCTTTCAAGGGGCTCGCCGATGAGCTCCTGGACGAAGACCTCCGCCACAAAGACCTCGCCCTCGAAGAGGTGGCCTCCGTAGAGCCTCCCCTCGGAATCCCCCAGCGCGGCGTGGAGGTGGGCGAAGGGTCCGCCCTCTTTCAGGCTTATGTTTCCCATCAGGGAGACCAGCTCGTAGGTGCCTTCGAGCTTAATAATCTTATACTCGCCCCTCTCCTCGTCGAAGTAGCCAATTCTCGGACTTTT belongs to Pyrococcus yayanosii CH1 and includes:
- a CDS encoding PPC domain-containing DNA-binding protein, whose product is MEFNSGRVFLFRVPEGEELVTFITKFAEEKGIKAAVVSAIGSLKSPRIGYFDEERGEYKIIKLEGTYELVSLMGNISLKEGGPFAHLHAALGDSEGRLYGGHLFEGEVFVAEVFVQELIGEPLERKPRKNGLSLWDAITRRTPGNLSLQPSP